A stretch of Lactuca sativa cultivar Salinas chromosome 6, Lsat_Salinas_v11, whole genome shotgun sequence DNA encodes these proteins:
- the LOC111883000 gene encoding cell division cycle 20.2, cofactor of APC complex — translation MDAGNLSVESSSLSHGKHRRRSSRDENLDRFIPNRAAMDFDYANYMLSGRKVENKSTSPCSPAKESYRKQLAEIFNMNRTRILSFKNKPPSSLNSLKETSPVSPKLRSPKRCARHISQSSERTLDAPDIVDDYYLNLLDWGVTNTLAIALGNTVYLWDASHGSTSELLSTDDDSGPVTSVKWAPDGRHIAVGFNNSKVQLWDASISTNQPLRTLQEGHGGRVGSLDWNNHILTTGSMDSLIINNDVRIRSPIIETYRGHHQEVCGLKWSTSGQQLASGGNDNLINIWSLQSNRRVHRFSDHTSAVKALSWCPFQSNLLASGGGVGDQCIKFWNSNTGLCLNSVNTGSQVSSLLWSRHESELLSSHGFNDNQLILWKYPSMVKLTELHGHTSRVLNMTQSPDGYKVASVGADETLRLWNVFGTPEMSKSKQDAAKAEEPFASFARIR, via the exons ATGGATGCAGGAAATCTGTCCGTCGAATCATCTTCTCTTTCTCATGGCAAGCATCGAAGGAGGAGTTCTCGTGATGAAAAT TTGGACCGGTTCATACCAAATCGTGCTGCAATGGATTTTGACTATGCAAACTACATGCTTTCGGGAAGGAAGGTTGAAAACAAAAGTACATCTCCATGTTCACCTGCTAAAGAATCTTACAGGAAGCAGCTTGCAGAAATCTTCAACATGAACAGGACACGGATCCTTTCATTCAAAAACAAACCACCCTCTTCACTCAATAGTCTCAAAGAGACTTCCCCAGTTTCCCCTAAGTTGAGATCCCCAAAGCGTTGTGCCAGACATATTTCACAA TCTAGTGAAAGAACTTTGGATGCACCTGACATTGTAGATGACTACTATTTGAATCTACTTGATTGGGGTGTCACAAATACGCTTGCTATTGCTCTTGGAAATACTGTTTATCTATGGGATGCTTCACATGGGTCAACCTCTGAACTTTTATCAACCGATGATGATAGTGGCCCTGTTACAAGTGTCAAGTGGGCCCCAGATGGAAGACACATTGCAGTCGGCTTCAACAATTCCAAGGTTCAGCTCTGGGATGCCTCCATTTCCACAAATCAACCG cTGAGAACATTACAAGAAGGACATGGAGGAAGGGTGGGGTCACTCGATTGGAACAATCACATACTGACAACAGGAAGCATGGACAGTTTAATCATCAACAATGATGTGAGAATAAGATCACCTATCATTGAAACATACAGAGGCCATCATCAAGAAGTTTGTGGACTAAAATGGTCAACATCCGGTCAACAGCTGGCGAGTGGTGGCAATGACAACCTTATCAATATATGGAGCCTCCAATCAAATCGAAGGGTCCACCGCTTTTCTGACCATACTTCTGCTGTAAAAGCCTTATCTTGGTGTCCATTTCAGAGCAATTTACTGGCTTCTGGTGGTGGAGTAGGAGACCAGTGTATAAAGTTTTGGAATTCAAACACGGGTTTGTGCTTGAATTCTGTCAACACGGGATCACAGGTGTCATCTTTGTTGTGGAGTAGACATGAAAGTGAGCTTTTGAGTTCTCATGGGTTTAATGACAATCAACTTATTCTTTGGAAGTACCCTTCTATGGTTAAGTTGACTGAACTCCATGGCCATACTTCAAGGGTGCTAAACATGACACAG AGTCCTGATGGGTATAAAGTTGCATCTGTGGGTGCTGATGAGACGCTAAGATTGTGGAATGTTTTTGGTACACCAGAAATGAGTAAGAGTAAGCAAGATGCAGCAAAGGCAGAAGAACCATTTGCTTCTTTTGCACGTATTAGATGA
- the LOC111883019 gene encoding ABC transporter E family member 2, whose protein sequence is MADRLTRIAILKEDRCKPKKCRQECKKSCPVVKTGKLCIEVTSASKVAYISEELCIGCGICVKKCPFDAIEIINLPKDLDKDTTHRYGVNTFKLHRLPVPRPGQVLGLVGTNGIGKSTALKVLAGKLKPNLGRFNNPPDWQEILTYFRGSELQNYFTRILEDNLKAIIKPQYVDHIPKAVQGNVGQVLDQKDERDVKAELCADLELNQVIDRNVGDLSGGELQRFAIAVVAIQNAEIYMFDEPSSYLDVKQRLKAAQVIRSLLRPNSYVIVVEHDLSVLDYLSDFICCLYGKPGAYGVVTLPFSVREGINIFLEGYVPTENLRFRDESLTFKVAETPQETAEEIETYARYKYPSMAKTQGGFTLKVVEGEFTDSQIIVMLGENGTGKTTFIRMLAGLLKPDTVEDSDVEIPEFNVSYKPQKISPKFPHSVRHLLHQKIRDSYMHPQFVSDVMKPLQIEQLMDQEVVNLSGGELQRVALCLCLGKPADIYLIDEPSAYLDSEQRIVASKVIKRFILHAKKTAFVVEHDFIMATYLADRVIVYEGKPSIDCVANSPQSLLTGMNLFLSHLNITFRRDPTNYRPRINKLNSTKDREQKFAGSYYYLDE, encoded by the exons ATGGCTGATCGACTAACGCGTATTGCCATCCTCAAAGAGGACCGTTGCAAGCCAAAGAAGTGTCGTCAAGAATGTAAAAAGAGCTGTCCTGTCGTCAAAACTG GTAAGTTGTGTATTGAAGTCACTTCTGCATCCAAGGTGGCATATATCTCTGAGGAGCTTTGCATAGGGTGTGGTATATGTGTTAAG AAATGTCCATTTGATGCAATTGAGATCATCAATCTACCAAAAGATCTGGATAAAGATACAACTCATCGTTATGGGGTCAACACCTTTAAATTACACAG GTTGCCTGTCCCAAGGCCTGGACAAGTTCTTGGTTTGGTTGGCACAAATGGAATTGGGAAGTCTACAGCTCTCAAAGTTCTAGCAGGAAAATTGAAACCTAATTTGGGTCGTTTCAAT AACCCTCCAGATTGGCAAGAAATTTTGACCTACTTCCGGGGATCAGAGTTGCAAAACTACTTTACACGTATTCTTGAAGATAATCTAAAG GCTATCATAAAACCTCAGTATGTTGACCATATCCCAAAAGCAGTTCAAGGGAATGTTGGGCAAGTGCTTGATCAGAAAGATGAGAGAGATGTGAAGGCAGAACTTTGTGCTGATCTTGAGCTTAATCAAGTTATAGATCGTAATGTTGGAGATTTATCTGGTGGAGAGCTTCAAAGATTTGCAATTGCTGTTGTTGCCATACAAAATGCAGAGATTTATATGTTTGATGAGCCTTCCAGTTATCTTGATGTCAAACAAAGGCTTAAAGCTGCACAAGTTATCAGATCCTTGCTTAGACCCAACAG CTATGTGATTGTGGTTGAGCATGATTTAAGTGTGCTGGATTACCTATCAGACTTCATTTGCTGCCTTTATGGGAAACCTGGTGCTTATGGTGTTGTCACACTACCCTTCTCTGTCCGAGAAGGAATTAATATATTTCTAGAAGGATATGTGCCTACTGAAAATCTTCGTTTTCGTGACGAATCCCTTACTTTTAAG GTGGCTGAGACTCCACAAGAGACCGCTGAAGAGATTGAAACATATGCACGATATAAGTACCCATCAATGGCTAAAACTCAGGGTGGTTTCACACTTAAGGTGGTTGAGGGTGAATTCACAGACTCTCAGATCATAGTAATGCTTGGTGAAAATGGAACAGGGAAGACAACGTTTATCCGTATGCTG GCTGGTTTGCTGAAGCCTGACACTGTGGAAGATTCTGATGTGGAGATACCTGAATTTAATGTTTCTTACAAGCCTCAAAAGATCAGTCCCAAATTCCCTCATTCAGTCAGGCATTTGTTGCATCAAAAAATTCGGGACTCTTACATGCATCCTCAGTTTGTTTCTGATGTCATGAAGCCTCTTCAGATTGAGCAGTTAATGGATCAAGAGGTTGTTAATCTTTCTGGTGGTGAATTGCAACGTGTTGCTTTGTGCCTGTGCCTTGGCAAG CCTGCTGATATATACCTGATAGATGAGCCGAGTGCATACCTGGATTCTGAGCAGCGTATTGTGGCCTCTAAAGTGATAAAGAGATTCATCCTACATGCTAAAAAGACTGCATTTGTGGTTGAACATGATTTCATAATGGCAACCTACTTAGCAGATAGGGTGATTGTTTATGAAGGGAAGCCATCTATTGATTGTGTTGCAAATTCACCTCAGTCATTATTAACCGGAATGAATCTCTTCTTATCT CATCTGAACATCACGTTTAGGCGGGACCCAACTAATTACAGGCCAAGAATCAACAAGCTTAATTCAACAAAGGACAGGGAGCAGAAATTTGCTGGATCTTATTACTATCTGGATGAATAA